The following are encoded together in the Parabacteroides chongii genome:
- the infC gene encoding translation initiation factor IF-3 — protein MKNDNLKEQYRINERIRVREVRLVGDNVEQGVYPTSQALKIAEDLGLDLVEISPNAAPPVCRVTDYQKFLYQQKKRQKEQKAKSVKVVVKEIRFGPQTDDHDYNFKLKHAKGFLEEGSKVKAYVFFKGRSILFKEQGEVLLLRFANDLEDYGKVEQLPVLEGKRMIIMLTPKKAGAPAAAPKPAASGEPAKPVVKKVITLKPRNESGAEGNKE, from the coding sequence ATGAAGAATGACAATCTGAAAGAACAGTATAGAATCAACGAACGTATTCGTGTTCGTGAAGTTCGTCTAGTAGGTGACAATGTAGAACAGGGCGTATACCCGACATCGCAGGCTTTAAAAATAGCTGAAGATTTGGGACTGGACCTGGTTGAGATTTCACCCAATGCTGCGCCCCCCGTTTGTAGAGTAACCGATTACCAGAAATTCCTCTATCAGCAGAAGAAAAGACAGAAAGAGCAGAAAGCGAAGTCAGTTAAGGTTGTAGTGAAGGAGATTCGTTTCGGACCTCAGACTGACGATCATGATTATAACTTTAAACTGAAGCATGCCAAAGGATTTTTGGAAGAAGGTTCTAAGGTGAAAGCCTATGTGTTCTTTAAAGGACGCTCGATCCTTTTCAAGGAGCAGGGGGAAGTATTGTTACTTCGTTTTGCCAATGATTTGGAAGACTACGGTAAAGTAGAACAATTGCCGGTATTGGAAGGTAAACGCATGATCATCATGCTGACACCGAAAAAGGCCGGAGCTCCTGCTGCCGCTCCGAAACCAGCAGCTTCCGGTGAGCCTGCAAAGCCTGTGGTTAAGAAAGTTATAACTTTGAAGCCGAGAAATGAATCCGGCGCAGAAGGAAACAAAGAATAA
- the rpmI gene encoding 50S ribosomal protein L35, which yields MPKMKTNSGAKKRFALTGTGKIKRKHAFKSHILTKKTKKAKRNLTHTGLVASVDVNTVKLMLGMK from the coding sequence ATGCCTAAGATGAAGACTAATTCCGGTGCCAAAAAGAGGTTCGCCCTTACCGGAACAGGAAAGATCAAAAGAAAACACGCTTTTAAAAGTCATATTTTGACTAAGAAGACTAAAAAAGCTAAGAGAAACCTTACTCACACTGGCCTTGTTGCTTCTGTAGATGTAAACACTGTTAAGCTAATGCTTGGCATGAAGTAA
- a CDS encoding beta-N-acetylhexosaminidase, whose translation MLLPKQSRMTMAGLTIACSLFLAACAPKETVQLNVIPLPAQLAASGGFFKVDSAAVFSAEKPANVHFTVDQSIGGNLEGYQLTVSDKGIDLKAATETGLFYGEQTLRQLFTPQGIPYVSIQDEPRLKYRGLHLDVSRHFFPKEEVFKLLDVMSFYKLNNLHMHLTDAGGWRIRMDKYPRLTTETAFRTESDWRKWWDGKDRKYLPEGTEGAYGGYYTKDDVREIVAYAASKHINVIPEIEFPGHSEEVLFAYPELSCSGQPYKNGDFCIGNPKSFIFMEDVLDEVIELFPSEYIHVGGDEAGKGAWKTCPKCQALMKKNGMKSVDELQSYMIHKAEEHLISKGRKLIGWDEILEGGLAPEATVMSWRGESGGIKSARMGHDVVMTPGNYMYLDFYQADPKTQPYAIGGYTPIKKVYSYNPVPVDSLTAEESRHIMGVQANTWTEYITNEKHLEYMMFPRALAVAEIGWTPQEKREWNDFKPRMNAHISKLQQMGINTFTLSDELEVTMSVDTVNKQIEVFLDAEKYPAEIRYTTDGTVPTASSALYDGMILVKDSADVKAAIFRNGELQGTPTEKKVDYHRAINKPIHYNSKLYSGYMAGGMNALIDGYRGGLTYLDGRWQGYLNDLDCVIDMEEVTDIRKVSARFMQLIGPGVYQPASVELLTSEDGTNFTSRGIIPTTISNKDSDLSFQEYTFLGDWKARYVRLKADEANKGFIFVDEIVVW comes from the coding sequence ATGTTATTGCCAAAACAATCGCGCATGACGATGGCGGGTCTTACCATTGCATGTTCTTTGTTCCTTGCGGCTTGCGCTCCGAAGGAAACAGTGCAGTTGAATGTAATCCCTTTGCCGGCACAGCTTGCTGCGTCAGGTGGTTTTTTCAAAGTTGACAGTGCAGCAGTCTTCTCTGCGGAAAAACCTGCAAATGTTCATTTTACCGTGGACCAATCCATAGGCGGAAATCTGGAAGGATACCAGCTTACAGTATCTGACAAAGGTATCGACCTGAAAGCGGCTACCGAAACAGGACTCTTTTACGGAGAACAAACTCTCCGCCAGTTATTTACCCCCCAGGGCATTCCTTATGTTTCCATACAGGACGAACCTCGTCTCAAGTATCGCGGATTACATTTGGACGTATCCCGCCATTTCTTCCCGAAAGAAGAAGTATTCAAGTTGCTGGATGTGATGTCCTTTTACAAGCTCAATAACCTGCATATGCATCTTACGGATGCCGGTGGCTGGCGTATCCGGATGGATAAATATCCCAGGCTGACGACAGAGACTGCTTTCCGAACGGAATCCGACTGGCGGAAATGGTGGGACGGAAAAGACCGTAAATACCTTCCCGAGGGGACTGAGGGAGCTTATGGCGGCTACTATACCAAGGATGATGTACGCGAGATCGTTGCTTACGCAGCCTCTAAACATATAAATGTAATACCTGAGATCGAATTTCCCGGTCATTCCGAAGAAGTGCTGTTCGCTTATCCGGAGTTAAGCTGTTCCGGTCAACCTTATAAGAATGGCGATTTTTGTATCGGCAATCCGAAGTCATTTATCTTTATGGAAGATGTGCTGGATGAAGTGATCGAACTTTTCCCCTCCGAATATATCCATGTAGGAGGTGATGAAGCAGGTAAAGGAGCCTGGAAAACCTGTCCTAAATGCCAGGCTTTGATGAAAAAGAACGGCATGAAGAGTGTGGATGAGCTGCAGAGCTATATGATACATAAGGCAGAAGAACATCTGATCTCCAAAGGCCGTAAGCTGATCGGCTGGGACGAGATACTGGAAGGTGGTCTTGCTCCGGAAGCGACCGTTATGTCCTGGCGGGGTGAAAGCGGTGGAATCAAATCGGCCCGTATGGGACATGATGTCGTGATGACACCGGGTAATTATATGTATTTGGACTTTTATCAGGCTGACCCGAAAACACAGCCTTATGCTATAGGCGGCTATACTCCGATCAAGAAAGTATATAGCTACAATCCTGTTCCGGTCGATTCGCTGACTGCAGAGGAAAGCCGGCACATTATGGGTGTACAGGCCAACACCTGGACAGAATACATCACCAATGAGAAACATCTGGAATATATGATGTTCCCCCGTGCACTAGCTGTTGCCGAGATAGGCTGGACTCCCCAGGAGAAACGCGAATGGAATGACTTCAAACCGCGTATGAATGCTCATATTTCGAAATTGCAACAGATGGGTATCAACACCTTTACCCTTTCTGACGAACTGGAAGTGACCATGTCTGTCGATACGGTCAATAAACAGATCGAAGTATTCCTGGATGCCGAGAAATATCCGGCAGAGATCCGCTATACGACAGACGGTACGGTTCCGACTGCTTCTTCTGCTCTTTATGACGGTATGATTTTGGTGAAAGACTCTGCAGATGTCAAGGCTGCTATCTTCCGCAACGGCGAGTTGCAGGGAACCCCGACAGAAAAGAAAGTCGACTATCACCGCGCGATCAATAAGCCTATACATTATAATAGTAAGTTATATTCCGGTTATATGGCAGGAGGTATGAATGCCTTGATCGACGGATACCGTGGCGGACTGACTTATCTGGATGGCCGCTGGCAGGGATACTTGAACGACCTCGACTGTGTGATCGATATGGAGGAAGTGACCGATATCCGCAAAGTATCCGCCCGCTTCATGCAATTGATCGGTCCGGGTGTTTACCAACCGGCAAGTGTCGAGCTGCTGACTTCCGAAGACGGAACGAACTTCACTTCCAGGGGAATTATCCCGACAACCATTTCCAACAAGGATTCCGACCTCTCTTTCCAGGAATATACCTTCCTGGGAGACTGGAAAGCCCGTTACGTCCGCCTGAAAGCCGACGAAGCCAACAAAGGATTTATCTTTGTGGATGAAATCGTTGTCTGGTAA
- the thrS gene encoding threonine--tRNA ligase — protein sequence MIKITFPDNSVREYAEGTTAMQIAESISSRLAQEVLAASVNGETWDLSRPIMQDSSVKLLKWDDEEGKHAFWHSSAHLMAEALQELYPGIKFGIGPAIENGFYYDVDPGEATIKEGDFAAIEAKMLELVARKEEIKRQDISKADALKMFGDRGEEYKTELISELEDGKITTYTQGSFTDLCRGPHLPNTSYLKAVKILSVAGAYWRGDEKRKQLVRLYGITFPKKKMLDEYLALMEEAKKRDHRKIGKELELFTFSTAVGAGLPLWLPRGTQLRLKLEDFLKRIQKKYGYQQVMTPHIGGKQLYVTSGHYAKYGKDSFQPIHTPQEGEEFLLKPMNCPHHCEIFKSFPRSYKDLPLRFAEFGTVYRYEQSGELHGLTRVRGFTQDDAHLFCRPDQLKDEFLKVMDIIFIIFKALDFENFEAQISLRDKVNRDKYIGSEENWEKAETAIIEACQEKGLKAKIEYGEAAFYGPKLDFMVKDAIGRRWQLGTIQVDYNLPERFELEYTGEDNKKHRPVMIHRAPFGSMERFVAVLIEHTGGKFPLWLTPDQVCIMPISEKFNEYAWDIARQLEEQDIRVLVDDRNEKIGRKIRDNELKRIPYMLIVGEKEAENNEVSVRKQGEGDKGSMKIATFAALLNDEVEDMMNRWQKSNK from the coding sequence ATGATAAAGATTACATTTCCGGATAATTCCGTAAGAGAATACGCTGAAGGAACTACTGCCATGCAGATCGCAGAAAGTATCAGTTCCCGTTTAGCTCAGGAAGTTTTGGCCGCAAGTGTGAACGGAGAAACATGGGACCTGTCTCGTCCTATTATGCAGGATTCATCAGTGAAACTGCTGAAGTGGGATGACGAAGAAGGTAAGCATGCATTCTGGCACTCAAGTGCCCACCTGATGGCAGAGGCCCTGCAGGAACTTTATCCAGGTATCAAGTTCGGTATCGGTCCGGCTATCGAAAATGGATTCTACTATGACGTAGATCCGGGTGAAGCTACAATCAAAGAAGGCGACTTTGCTGCTATTGAAGCAAAAATGCTTGAACTGGTAGCCAGAAAAGAAGAAATCAAACGTCAGGATATTTCCAAGGCTGATGCCCTGAAAATGTTCGGTGACAGAGGTGAAGAATATAAAACTGAGTTGATCAGTGAATTGGAAGATGGTAAGATTACCACTTATACACAGGGCTCTTTTACCGATCTGTGCCGTGGTCCTCACTTGCCTAACACATCCTATCTGAAAGCTGTTAAGATTCTGAGCGTAGCCGGTGCTTACTGGCGTGGCGATGAAAAACGTAAACAGCTGGTTCGTTTGTATGGTATCACTTTCCCGAAAAAGAAAATGCTGGATGAATACCTGGCATTGATGGAAGAAGCTAAAAAACGTGACCACCGTAAGATCGGTAAAGAATTGGAATTGTTTACATTCTCTACTGCAGTAGGAGCAGGTCTGCCTTTATGGTTGCCTCGCGGTACTCAGTTGCGTCTGAAATTGGAAGATTTCCTGAAACGTATCCAGAAGAAATACGGTTATCAGCAGGTGATGACTCCGCACATCGGAGGAAAACAGTTGTATGTAACTTCCGGTCACTATGCAAAATACGGTAAGGATTCATTCCAGCCGATCCATACTCCGCAGGAAGGCGAAGAATTTCTGTTGAAACCGATGAACTGTCCTCACCACTGTGAGATCTTCAAGTCGTTCCCGCGTTCATACAAAGACCTGCCTTTGCGTTTTGCTGAGTTCGGAACAGTATATCGTTACGAACAGAGCGGTGAGTTGCACGGTTTGACAAGGGTTCGTGGTTTTACCCAGGATGATGCTCACCTGTTCTGTCGTCCGGATCAGTTGAAAGACGAATTCCTGAAGGTAATGGATATTATCTTTATCATCTTTAAGGCGTTGGATTTCGAAAACTTCGAAGCACAGATTTCCTTGCGTGATAAAGTAAACAGAGATAAATATATCGGTTCGGAAGAAAACTGGGAAAAAGCAGAAACAGCGATCATTGAAGCTTGTCAGGAAAAAGGCCTGAAGGCGAAGATCGAATATGGTGAAGCAGCTTTCTATGGTCCGAAGCTCGACTTTATGGTGAAAGATGCGATCGGTCGCCGTTGGCAGCTGGGAACTATCCAGGTAGACTATAACCTGCCGGAACGTTTCGAACTGGAATATACGGGCGAAGACAACAAAAAGCATCGTCCTGTAATGATCCATCGTGCACCATTCGGTTCAATGGAACGTTTCGTAGCTGTATTGATCGAACATACAGGCGGTAAGTTCCCGCTGTGGCTGACTCCGGATCAGGTATGTATTATGCCTATCAGTGAAAAATTCAATGAGTATGCCTGGGATATCGCCCGTCAATTGGAAGAACAGGATATTCGTGTGCTGGTAGACGACAGAAACGAGAAAATTGGTCGTAAAATTCGTGATAACGAGTTGAAACGCATTCCTTATATGCTCATCGTCGGAGAAAAAGAAGCAGAAAATAATGAAGTTTCTGTAAGAAAACAGGGCGAAGGTGATAAAGGTTCGATGAAAATTGCTACCTTTGCAGCGCTTTTGAACGATGAAGTAGAGGACATGATGAATCGTTGGCAAAAAAGTAATAAATAA
- a CDS encoding GH92 family glycosyl hydrolase — MKKQVMSLLLCGSLMAAAQQPVDYVNPFIGTSNYGTTNPGAICPQGMMSVTPFNVMGSESNRFDKDSQWWSTPYSSDNDFMTGFAHVNLSGVGCPELGSLLLMPTAGDLKVDYREYGSKYKDEVAHPGYYSNVLTKYNIKTEATATMRTGLSRFTFPKGQGNILLNLGEGLTNETGATVRIVNETEIEGSKLLGTFCYNPQAVFPIYFVMKVSKAPKSMGYWKKQREMKGVEAEWDIYSGKYKLYTKYNRDMSGDDIGVWFTYDTEENEVIEVKMGVSFVSIENARLNMNTEQPDFNFDKVKAAASNMWNSDLSRVKVEGGSKDDKTIFYTALYHLLIHPNIIQDVNGEYPMMESLKVGHTTGNRYTVFSLWDTYRNVSTLMTLLFPERQLDIIRTMVDMYKESGWLPKWELYGRETLTMEGDPSIPYIVDAWMRGLRDFDVETAYEAMRKGATTPGEFNLLRPDNNDYMSKGYVPLREQYDNSVSHALEYYIADWNLSQFAKALGKKEDAKLFYDRSMGYKNYYSKEFGTLRPLLPDGTFYSPFNPKQGENFEPNPGFHEGSAWNYTFYVPHDIPGLVKLMGGQKKFVDKLQMVFDEGHYDMANEPDIAYPYLFSYFKGEAWRTQKTVRELLNKYYHNAPNGLPGNDDTGTMSTWAVFSMMGFYPACPGDMDYVLTSPTFNKVTIDLNKKFYPKGELVIESMHQTPEDIYIKDVTADGKKLKGYTISQEELVNAGTLKFTLEDTHK; from the coding sequence ATGAAGAAGCAAGTAATGAGCCTCCTGCTGTGTGGTAGCCTGATGGCGGCAGCGCAACAGCCGGTAGATTATGTAAACCCGTTTATCGGGACCAGCAACTACGGGACGACCAATCCCGGAGCTATCTGTCCCCAGGGTATGATGAGTGTCACGCCGTTCAATGTGATGGGATCGGAGAGTAACCGTTTCGATAAAGACAGCCAGTGGTGGTCCACTCCATACTCTTCCGACAATGATTTCATGACAGGGTTTGCCCATGTCAATTTGAGCGGTGTCGGTTGTCCTGAACTGGGCAGTCTTCTGCTGATGCCTACAGCAGGCGATCTGAAGGTCGATTACCGTGAGTATGGCAGTAAGTATAAAGACGAAGTAGCCCATCCGGGTTATTACAGCAATGTCCTGACAAAATATAATATCAAGACAGAAGCGACAGCCACTATGCGTACTGGCCTTAGCCGTTTCACTTTCCCGAAAGGTCAGGGCAATATCCTCCTGAACCTGGGTGAAGGATTGACCAACGAAACCGGTGCGACTGTCCGTATCGTCAACGAAACCGAGATTGAAGGAAGCAAGTTGCTGGGCACTTTCTGCTATAATCCGCAGGCGGTATTCCCGATCTATTTCGTTATGAAAGTCAGCAAAGCCCCCAAGTCGATGGGATACTGGAAGAAACAGCGTGAGATGAAAGGCGTGGAAGCCGAATGGGATATTTATTCCGGTAAATATAAATTGTATACCAAGTATAATCGTGACATGAGCGGTGATGATATCGGTGTATGGTTTACCTACGATACGGAAGAAAACGAAGTCATCGAAGTGAAGATGGGTGTTTCTTTCGTCAGCATCGAAAATGCCCGCCTGAACATGAACACGGAACAGCCGGACTTCAACTTCGATAAAGTCAAAGCGGCAGCCAGCAATATGTGGAACAGCGATCTGTCCCGCGTAAAGGTAGAAGGTGGCTCCAAAGACGATAAAACGATCTTCTATACAGCTTTGTATCACCTGTTGATCCATCCGAACATTATCCAGGACGTAAACGGAGAATATCCGATGATGGAAAGTCTGAAAGTAGGTCATACGACAGGCAACCGTTACACGGTGTTCTCCTTGTGGGATACCTACCGTAACGTAAGTACCCTGATGACTCTTCTTTTCCCCGAACGCCAGCTCGACATTATCCGTACGATGGTCGATATGTATAAGGAAAGCGGATGGCTGCCCAAGTGGGAGCTTTACGGACGTGAGACCCTCACGATGGAAGGCGATCCTTCTATACCTTATATAGTGGATGCCTGGATGCGCGGTCTTCGTGATTTCGACGTTGAAACTGCTTACGAAGCGATGCGTAAAGGAGCTACGACTCCGGGTGAGTTCAATCTGCTTCGTCCGGACAATAACGATTATATGAGCAAGGGCTATGTTCCTCTGCGTGAACAATACGACAATTCGGTATCTCATGCCCTGGAATATTATATCGCCGACTGGAACCTTTCCCAGTTTGCCAAAGCTTTAGGAAAGAAAGAAGATGCCAAACTTTTCTATGACCGTTCGATGGGATATAAGAACTATTACAGCAAAGAGTTCGGAACCCTTCGTCCGCTTTTGCCTGACGGTACATTCTATTCTCCGTTCAACCCGAAACAGGGAGAGAACTTCGAACCGAATCCTGGTTTCCATGAAGGAAGTGCCTGGAACTATACATTCTATGTTCCTCACGATATCCCTGGCCTGGTTAAGCTGATGGGTGGTCAGAAGAAGTTTGTCGATAAACTGCAGATGGTGTTCGACGAAGGCCACTACGATATGGCTAACGAACCGGATATCGCTTATCCTTATCTGTTCAGCTACTTCAAAGGCGAAGCATGGCGTACCCAGAAAACAGTCCGCGAACTGTTAAACAAGTATTATCACAATGCACCGAATGGTCTTCCCGGCAATGACGATACCGGAACAATGTCTACCTGGGCTGTATTCTCCATGATGGGATTCTATCCTGCTTGTCCGGGAGATATGGACTATGTACTAACTTCACCGACCTTCAACAAGGTAACCATCGATTTGAATAAGAAATTCTATCCCAAAGGTGAGTTGGTAATCGAATCTATGCACCAGACACCGGAAGACATCTACATCAAAGATGTGACTGCCGACGGAAAGAAACTGAAAGGTTACACCATTTCACAGGAAGAGCTGGTAAATGCCGGAACGTTGAAATTTACATTGGAAGATACACATAAATAA
- the rplT gene encoding 50S ribosomal protein L20, which yields MPRSVNHVASRAKRKRILKLTRGYYGARKNVWTVAKNTWEKGLTYAFRDRRNKKRNFRALWIQRINAAARLEGMSYSRLMGALHAAGIEINRKVLADLAVNHPEAFKAIVAKVK from the coding sequence ATGCCTAGATCAGTAAATCATGTTGCTTCAAGAGCAAAAAGAAAACGGATTTTAAAACTTACCAGAGGTTATTATGGTGCACGTAAGAATGTGTGGACCGTAGCTAAAAATACCTGGGAAAAAGGTTTGACTTATGCATTCCGTGACCGTCGTAACAAGAAACGTAACTTCCGCGCATTGTGGATCCAGCGTATCAATGCTGCCGCTCGTCTGGAAGGTATGTCTTACTCACGTTTGATGGGCGCTTTGCATGCTGCAGGTATCGAGATCAACCGTAAAGTGTTGGCAGACCTGGCTGTAAACCATCCGGAAGCTTTCAAAGCAATCGTAGCGAAAGTAAAGTAA